The following proteins come from a genomic window of Heyndrickxia acidicola:
- a CDS encoding FtsB family cell division protein has protein sequence MSGRPERNIAPLDNAFTKQQQMKDKVTARKRKLLLRRLTLFAIIAGAITYLLVSTLISKNSELAAQKVNKSQLENQVADLKSEKTMLKDQINKLNDNNYIAKLARTEYFLSKKGEIIFNIPQSDKKGSDEDASY, from the coding sequence ATGAGTGGAAGGCCGGAACGCAATATAGCACCATTGGACAATGCTTTTACAAAACAGCAGCAAATGAAAGATAAAGTAACAGCCAGAAAACGTAAATTATTACTTCGACGTTTAACTTTATTCGCAATTATTGCGGGTGCTATCACTTATTTACTTGTCTCTACACTAATTTCTAAGAACAGCGAGCTTGCTGCACAAAAGGTCAACAAGTCTCAGCTTGAAAACCAAGTGGCTGACCTGAAGTCGGAAAAAACGATGCTAAAAGATCAAATTAATAAACTGAATGACAATAACTATATAGCGAAGCTTGCCAGAACGGAATATTTTCTTTCTAAAAAGGGAGAAATCATCTTTAATATTCCCCAATCGGATAAGAAAGGGTCAGATGAAGACGCGTCTTATTGA
- a CDS encoding vWA domain-containing protein — MKTGTLKQILLITDGCSNQGGDPVAMAALANEQGITVNVIGVMENDIIDDKGMKEIEGIALSGGGVHQVVYSQALSQTVQMVTRKAMTQTLQGVVNRELKHILGNKVTMEELPPEQRGEVMEVVDELGETVDLEILILVDTSASMKEKLPTVKEALLDLSLSLNARMGGNQFAVFVFPGKRNDVEKLMDWTPKLEALTSIFPKLQVGGITPTAPAIKEALGYFNKKRSLRGLLSRDDEQYFEDSI; from the coding sequence TTGAAAACAGGCACGTTGAAGCAAATTTTATTAATCACGGATGGGTGTTCAAATCAGGGCGGAGATCCTGTTGCCATGGCAGCTTTAGCAAATGAACAGGGAATAACAGTAAACGTAATTGGCGTTATGGAAAATGACATTATTGATGATAAGGGCATGAAGGAAATTGAAGGGATAGCGTTGTCAGGGGGAGGTGTTCACCAGGTCGTATACTCCCAGGCACTATCTCAAACCGTTCAAATGGTAACAAGAAAAGCAATGACTCAAACTCTTCAAGGAGTAGTTAATCGTGAGTTGAAACACATTCTTGGGAATAAAGTGACAATGGAAGAATTGCCTCCTGAACAGCGGGGTGAAGTTATGGAAGTTGTGGATGAATTAGGTGAAACGGTAGATCTAGAAATCTTGATTCTTGTCGATACAAGTGCAAGCATGAAGGAAAAGCTTCCAACTGTGAAGGAAGCCTTGCTGGACTTGTCTTTAAGCTTAAATGCAAGAATGGGAGGAAATCAGTTTGCTGTTTTTGTATTTCCCGGGAAAAGGAACGATGTCGAAAAATTAATGGACTGGACTCCAAAATTAGAAGCATTAACAAGTATTTTTCCAAAGCTTCAGGTGGGCGGCATAACACCTACTGCTCCTGCTATCAAAGAAGCACTCGGTTATTTCAACAAAAAACGATCTTTAAGGGGATTGCTATCACGTGATGATGAACAATACTTTGAGGACTCAATTTAA
- a CDS encoding RNA-binding S4 domain-containing protein: MRLDKFLKVSRIIKRRTLAKEVADQGRIAINGQQAKASSTVKVGDELTIRFGTRVTTVRIEQLQENTRKEDAAGMYTTVKEERLKDEE, from the coding sequence ATGCGCTTAGATAAATTTTTAAAGGTTTCAAGAATTATTAAAAGAAGAACACTTGCAAAGGAAGTTGCTGACCAGGGGAGAATAGCGATCAATGGGCAGCAGGCAAAAGCAAGCTCTACGGTAAAAGTGGGTGATGAGCTAACCATCCGCTTTGGAACGAGGGTTACTACGGTTAGAATAGAGCAGCTGCAGGAGAATACCAGAAAAGAAGATGCAGCAGGTATGTATACAACAGTTAAGGAAGAACGTTTAAAAGATGAGGAATAA
- the yabQ gene encoding spore cortex biosynthesis protein YabQ codes for MSLTVQFYTMLAMIAMGSFFGASLDTYNRFLKRGKRKRWIIFLNDILFWMLQGLVIFYILFLVNQGEVRFYIFIALVCGFSFYQALLKGIYAKLLEAIIQVVATVWIFFIRFLNGLIISPLKWIVILVVSIFIGIGKVLLGLVQIGLKVLLWIVKVIITPIKWIGKGLWRLFPKKVKFAVERFWTSFAGKLKHSKNKLINGMKWLYTRFKRKP; via the coding sequence ATGAGTTTGACTGTGCAATTCTATACAATGCTTGCCATGATTGCCATGGGAAGCTTTTTTGGTGCATCCCTTGACACATATAACAGATTTCTCAAACGCGGAAAAAGAAAAAGATGGATCATCTTTTTAAATGACATTCTTTTTTGGATGCTTCAGGGACTGGTCATTTTTTATATTTTATTTCTTGTGAATCAAGGGGAAGTCCGTTTTTACATTTTTATAGCATTAGTTTGCGGATTTTCCTTTTATCAGGCACTATTAAAGGGCATTTATGCAAAGCTTCTGGAAGCCATCATTCAAGTAGTTGCGACGGTTTGGATATTTTTCATCCGCTTTCTTAACGGACTGATTATTTCACCTCTGAAATGGATTGTGATCTTAGTAGTCTCCATTTTTATTGGCATTGGGAAGGTATTATTAGGTCTTGTCCAAATTGGATTAAAAGTGCTATTATGGATTGTAAAGGTCATCATTACACCCATTAAATGGATAGGGAAAGGGCTGTGGCGTTTATTCCCTAAAAAAGTAAAATTTGCCGTCGAAAGGTTTTGGACTTCTTTTGCAGGGAAATTAAAACACAGTAAGAATAAACTAATTAATGGAATGAAATGGTTATATACAAGGTTTAAACGTAAACCATAA
- a CDS encoding S1 domain-containing RNA-binding protein, with protein sequence MSIEVGSKLQGKVTGITHFGAFVELPEGITGLVHISEVADNYVKDINEHLKVGDQVEVKVINVEKNGKIGLSIRKAKDQPPQSQSHSKSQSHLHQQRPRHNNRGNSPRNKEDFESKMSRFLKDSEDRLSSLKRNTESKRGGRGARRG encoded by the coding sequence ATGTCGATCGAAGTAGGCAGCAAGTTACAGGGAAAGGTCACTGGCATTACCCACTTTGGAGCATTTGTTGAATTGCCGGAAGGTATAACAGGACTCGTCCATATTAGTGAGGTCGCTGATAATTATGTTAAAGACATTAATGAACACTTAAAAGTCGGCGACCAAGTTGAAGTAAAGGTTATTAATGTGGAAAAGAATGGAAAAATTGGTTTGTCCATTCGTAAAGCAAAGGATCAGCCTCCGCAATCCCAATCTCATTCAAAATCTCAATCACACTTGCACCAGCAGCGCCCGCGTCATAATAACAGAGGAAACAGCCCGCGTAACAAAGAGGATTTTGAATCTAAAATGTCTCGTTTCTTAAAGGACAGTGAAGATCGTTTGTCTTCATTAAAAAGAAATACTGAATCCAAGCGCGGTGGTCGTGGAGCTAGAAGAGGTTAG
- a CDS encoding putative polysaccharide biosynthesis protein — MPHEESKTFLKGAFILSLGSFITKILSAVYRVPFQNIVGDIGFYIYQQVYPIYGIVIALATYGFPVIISRLIAENRIHGKAELEKEIISASFMLLSAGGLILFLFVFWGSYDLADWMGDLKLRPLIQTIAFSFLLLPFISTFRGYFQGNNKMLPTAVSQVIEQFVRVMTIIILSAYLVSKGFSLYRVGTGAIAGSITGGSCALIVLCILYFKGSNHHRLAFFSVSGTVYKRVAMALFIEGFAVCISGALLVLIQFIDSLNLFSLLVHSGMAANEAKAVKGVYDRGQPFIQLGTVAATSISLALVPMITREYRLRNNAALSEKLRIAFKLSIIIGLGAAAGLINLIRPANIMLFENDKGSAVLAVFSISIFLSSIILTITGALQGMRKVYSPAVYILFGIFVKFFGNEYFVPKYGTMGAAMATDVSLGIIAVFFIMRIKKLGISMLPAGFYAKLAAAVCLMTLVLQTLLFITRTMHLTGRGMNAGIALAGVAAGGFVFIWSVIRFNLLDDKDLSLLPFGEQLLKIKKIME, encoded by the coding sequence TTGCCTCACGAAGAATCAAAAACGTTTTTAAAGGGTGCCTTTATTCTTTCTTTAGGTTCCTTCATTACAAAAATTTTAAGTGCTGTTTACAGGGTTCCCTTTCAAAATATTGTCGGGGACATAGGTTTTTACATTTACCAGCAGGTTTACCCCATTTATGGAATAGTGATTGCTTTGGCGACATATGGATTTCCTGTTATTATTTCTAGGCTTATAGCAGAGAATAGGATACACGGAAAAGCGGAATTGGAAAAAGAAATAATAAGTGCCTCCTTTATGTTGCTATCAGCAGGAGGGCTGATTCTTTTTTTATTTGTTTTTTGGGGTTCTTATGATTTAGCAGATTGGATGGGCGATTTAAAGTTAAGGCCGCTAATTCAGACAATTGCTTTTTCATTTTTGCTTTTACCTTTTATCTCTACATTCAGGGGTTATTTCCAAGGCAACAATAAAATGCTGCCGACAGCTGTATCCCAAGTAATAGAACAATTTGTCAGAGTAATGACCATTATTATTCTTTCGGCTTACCTAGTGAGCAAAGGATTTTCTTTGTATCGTGTTGGTACGGGTGCAATTGCAGGCTCCATTACAGGGGGATCCTGCGCATTAATTGTTCTGTGCATTCTTTATTTTAAGGGGTCAAATCACCACCGTTTGGCGTTTTTCAGTGTGTCAGGAACGGTATATAAAAGGGTGGCAATGGCGTTATTTATAGAAGGATTTGCCGTATGCATCAGTGGTGCACTGCTTGTATTAATTCAATTTATTGATTCATTAAACCTGTTCTCTTTGCTTGTCCATTCTGGAATGGCTGCCAATGAGGCAAAGGCCGTTAAAGGCGTATATGATCGCGGTCAGCCCTTTATCCAGTTAGGTACAGTTGCTGCAACCTCTATATCCCTCGCATTGGTTCCTATGATTACGAGGGAATACCGGCTTAGAAATAACGCAGCATTGAGCGAGAAGCTGCGCATTGCTTTTAAACTGAGCATTATTATTGGACTCGGAGCAGCGGCAGGTTTAATTAATCTTATAAGGCCTGCAAATATTATGCTTTTTGAAAATGATAAGGGTTCTGCTGTGCTCGCTGTCTTCTCTATTTCTATTTTTTTAAGCTCAATAATTCTTACGATAACGGGTGCTTTGCAGGGGATGAGAAAAGTTTATTCGCCAGCGGTATACATTCTGTTTGGGATTTTTGTGAAATTCTTTGGAAATGAATATTTTGTTCCAAAGTATGGGACAATGGGAGCAGCAATGGCTACTGATGTATCATTAGGAATCATAGCAGTTTTTTTCATTATGAGAATAAAGAAGCTGGGGATTTCCATGCTTCCAGCTGGATTTTATGCTAAGCTTGCAGCTGCTGTTTGCCTTATGACTCTTGTTTTGCAGACATTGCTCTTCATTACCAGGACTATGCATTTAACAGGGCGGGGCATGAATGCGGGAATAGCTTTAGCAGGAGTAGCAGCAGGCGGATTTGTCTTTATTTGGAGTGTTATCCGCTTTAACCTCCTGGACGATAAAGATCTTTCTTTACTTCCGTTTGGAGAACAATTGCTTAAAATAAAAAAGATAATGGAATGA
- the yabP gene encoding sporulation protein YabP — translation MSQYYDHSSNGKAPMQEHDVIMRGRKLLDITGVKQVESFDNEEFLLETVMGFLSIRGQNLQVKNLDVDKGIVSIKGKVFDLVYLDEQHGEKAKGFFSKLFR, via the coding sequence ATGAGCCAGTATTATGATCATTCATCGAATGGCAAGGCGCCGATGCAGGAGCATGATGTGATAATGAGAGGGCGTAAATTACTGGATATAACAGGTGTTAAGCAAGTAGAGAGTTTCGATAATGAAGAGTTTTTATTAGAAACCGTCATGGGTTTTTTGTCCATCCGCGGGCAAAATTTACAAGTAAAAAACTTAGATGTGGATAAAGGGATTGTATCTATAAAAGGGAAGGTATTCGATTTAGTTTATTTAGATGAGCAACATGGGGAGAAAGCTAAAGGTTTCTTTAGCAAGCTGTTTCGATGA
- the spoIIE gene encoding stage II sporulation protein E, with product MEKVEQSIIAPGSNVDFEDTKVEVSKGLERLQQKLETIFLQKGIVLLLIGFLLGRALILSHLTPFALPFFASVYLLRRRKAPIVLIGLTAGGLTVSLGNAVLIFISSLVFLVSFKLLSRFQKDEIKSLPYFVLATSFFSKCAFLYIQQSFQFTIYNGLMAGVEASLTFILTLIFMQSIPLLSLKKRKRSLKIEEVVSLIIMLASVLTGTIGWKFYGLSAEHVLSRYLVLVFSFVGGATVGSTVGVVTGLIFSLANVSSFYQMSLLAFSGLLGGLLKEGKRAGTAIGLFIATLLIGMYGETNTPLDVNIYETAIAIVLLFLTPINLISQLAKHIPGTNEHTQEQQQYMRKIRDITVHRVEQFSSVFQALSNSFSQYDQWREGDHEESDFDYILSNVTEKTCQTCFKKEKCWTANFDKTYEIMKTAMQEMEDGNGNLSPKLRRDLDKHCSRVQKVEEAIFQEVSFLHANKKLKQQVQESRKLVAEQLLGVSEVMGNFAKEIQRERENHQKQEEMILDALQDFGLDIEQVEIYSLEEGNVDIDMTLPTVNGHGESEKIIAPLLSDILGETIIVQMEEQSPFPNGFNYVTFRSAKAFTIDTGIAHAAKGGGLISGDSFSTIELGARKYAIAISDGMGNGERAHHESNETLRLLQKILQSGIEEKVAIKSINSILSLRTPDEIFSTLDLAMIDLQDASAKFLKIGSTPSFVKRGDQVLKIESSNLPMGILQEFDVDVVSTQLKAGDLLIMMSDGIFEGPKHVENYDLWMKRKIKELETEDPQQIADLIMEEVIRTRSGSIEDDMTIVVANIKHNTPKWSAIPFGKKALIS from the coding sequence ATGGAGAAGGTAGAACAAAGTATTATTGCACCTGGAAGCAATGTGGATTTTGAAGATACAAAAGTAGAGGTTTCAAAAGGGTTGGAACGTCTTCAACAAAAGCTTGAAACAATTTTTCTTCAGAAAGGGATCGTTCTGCTCCTTATAGGATTTTTACTGGGACGAGCACTTATACTATCTCACTTAACTCCTTTTGCACTTCCTTTCTTTGCTTCTGTTTACTTATTAAGAAGAAGGAAGGCTCCAATAGTTCTAATTGGATTGACTGCAGGCGGGTTAACCGTTTCACTCGGGAATGCTGTTCTTATATTTATTTCAAGCTTAGTCTTTCTTGTTTCATTTAAATTATTAAGCAGATTCCAAAAAGATGAGATCAAATCCCTTCCGTATTTTGTACTTGCCACCTCTTTTTTTTCAAAATGTGCTTTCCTATATATACAGCAGAGCTTTCAATTTACCATCTACAATGGTTTGATGGCAGGAGTTGAGGCGAGCTTAACCTTCATTCTTACCCTCATATTTATGCAAAGTATTCCTTTATTATCACTTAAAAAAAGAAAAAGGTCTCTAAAAATAGAAGAAGTCGTGAGCTTAATTATTATGCTGGCATCGGTTTTGACCGGAACCATTGGATGGAAATTCTATGGATTATCAGCAGAGCATGTGCTTTCAAGGTATTTAGTATTGGTCTTTTCTTTTGTGGGAGGGGCAACGGTGGGATCGACAGTGGGTGTGGTTACAGGACTAATCTTTAGTCTGGCAAACGTATCGAGCTTCTATCAAATGAGTTTGCTTGCCTTTTCAGGTCTTTTAGGTGGACTTTTAAAAGAAGGGAAGCGGGCAGGAACCGCTATCGGTTTATTTATTGCGACTTTATTAATTGGGATGTATGGAGAAACCAACACCCCTTTGGACGTGAATATATATGAAACAGCTATTGCTATTGTTCTTTTGTTTTTAACTCCCATCAATTTAATCTCACAGCTTGCGAAGCATATACCAGGAACGAATGAGCATACCCAGGAGCAGCAGCAATATATGCGAAAGATAAGGGATATCACGGTGCATAGAGTGGAGCAATTCTCTTCTGTTTTTCAAGCATTATCAAATAGTTTTTCTCAATATGACCAATGGCGGGAAGGTGACCATGAAGAAAGTGATTTTGACTATATTCTAAGCAATGTTACTGAAAAAACATGCCAAACATGCTTTAAGAAGGAGAAGTGCTGGACTGCAAATTTTGATAAAACCTACGAAATAATGAAAACTGCCATGCAGGAAATGGAAGACGGAAACGGTAATCTATCACCTAAATTGCGGAGAGACCTTGATAAGCATTGTTCAAGGGTACAAAAAGTAGAAGAGGCTATTTTTCAGGAGGTAAGTTTTCTCCATGCAAATAAAAAACTTAAGCAGCAGGTACAGGAAAGCAGAAAGCTCGTTGCAGAGCAATTGCTAGGTGTTTCTGAAGTAATGGGGAATTTTGCAAAAGAAATACAAAGGGAACGTGAGAATCACCAAAAACAGGAGGAGATGATCTTAGACGCTCTGCAGGATTTTGGCCTTGATATTGAACAAGTAGAAATTTATAGTCTTGAGGAAGGAAATGTAGATATAGATATGACACTCCCAACTGTAAATGGCCATGGAGAAAGTGAGAAGATTATCGCTCCGTTGCTTTCAGATATATTAGGAGAAACCATCATAGTCCAAATGGAAGAGCAATCCCCTTTCCCTAATGGATTTAATTATGTTACTTTCCGGTCAGCTAAAGCTTTTACAATTGATACCGGTATTGCCCATGCAGCCAAAGGAGGAGGATTAATATCAGGAGATAGCTTTTCAACCATTGAACTGGGAGCAAGGAAGTATGCTATTGCCATCAGTGATGGAATGGGGAACGGGGAAAGGGCACATCATGAAAGCAATGAAACTCTCCGATTACTTCAAAAAATTCTTCAATCCGGCATAGAAGAAAAAGTAGCGATTAAATCTATTAATTCTATTCTTTCTTTAAGGACACCTGATGAGATTTTTTCGACTCTTGATTTGGCCATGATCGACTTGCAGGATGCAAGTGCCAAGTTTCTGAAAATCGGGTCGACCCCAAGCTTTGTTAAACGAGGAGACCAGGTATTAAAGATTGAGTCCAGCAATCTGCCAATGGGAATCCTTCAGGAATTTGATGTAGATGTTGTGTCCACACAGTTGAAGGCAGGAGATCTGTTAATCATGATGAGCGATGGGATTTTTGAAGGTCCTAAGCATGTTGAAAATTATGATTTGTGGATGAAGAGAAAAATTAAAGAATTAGAAACAGAGGATCCACAGCAAATTGCAGACCTAATTATGGAGGAGGTTATTCGTACACGGTCTGGTTCAATAGAAGATGATATGACCATTGTTGTTGCCAATATTAAACATAATACACCAAAATGGTCTGCCATTCCTTTTGGAAAAAAGGCTCTTATTTCTTGA
- the mazG gene encoding nucleoside triphosphate pyrophosphohydrolase produces MSHTIKVIGLGAGDWNQLTLGVYHILKSANKLFLRTKEHPAVDSFQQEGIQFTSFDAVYEENDQFEDVYKQITERLLTAALDEDVVYAVPGHPLVAERTVQLLLNEGPKRNIEIEISGGQSFLDALFTTVKVDPIEGFQLLDGTDFHAKDIHSNQHLIIGQVYDAFVASDVKLTLMEKYPDDHSVSIVTAAGSQQASVKEILLYELDRVMTLNNLTSVYVPPLAEENLREFTSLRSIIKILRGPNGCPWDIKQTHLSLKKYLIEEAYELLEAIDVDDIDHMIEELGDVLLQVMLHSQIGEDEGMFTIEDVIEGVSSKMIRRHPHVFGNVEVQSAEDVIANWKEIKAEEKKDTNSASVSALDGIGKGLPSVIRAFEIQKKAAKTGFDWEKAEDAWLKVKEEIEEFQTELSKEDKEKQIYELGDLLFAIINTARLLSIHPEEALERANQKFIRRFSYIEQQVHKSGKPIESFDLKDLDQFWDEAKRKGL; encoded by the coding sequence ATGAGTCATACAATAAAAGTTATCGGGTTAGGTGCCGGGGATTGGAATCAGCTTACATTAGGGGTTTATCACATATTGAAGTCTGCTAATAAGCTGTTTCTCAGAACGAAAGAACATCCAGCTGTAGATTCCTTCCAACAGGAAGGAATACAATTCACTTCCTTTGATGCGGTCTATGAAGAAAACGACCAATTTGAAGATGTTTATAAACAAATTACCGAAAGGCTTCTCACAGCTGCTTTGGATGAAGACGTGGTGTATGCTGTTCCTGGACATCCTCTTGTTGCAGAAAGGACCGTTCAGCTCTTATTGAATGAAGGCCCTAAAAGAAACATTGAAATAGAAATCAGCGGAGGCCAAAGCTTTTTGGACGCTTTGTTCACAACTGTTAAAGTGGATCCTATTGAAGGCTTTCAATTGCTTGACGGGACGGATTTTCATGCAAAGGATATCCATTCAAATCAGCATCTTATTATTGGGCAGGTATATGATGCTTTTGTTGCATCAGATGTGAAGCTTACTTTAATGGAAAAGTATCCGGATGACCATAGTGTAAGCATTGTAACCGCTGCAGGAAGCCAGCAAGCGTCTGTGAAAGAAATTTTGCTATATGAACTTGATCGGGTAATGACGTTGAATAACCTTACCAGCGTTTATGTACCTCCATTGGCAGAAGAGAACCTACGCGAATTTACCAGTCTGCGGTCTATTATTAAAATCTTGCGGGGACCGAATGGGTGTCCGTGGGATATTAAACAAACTCATCTATCTTTAAAGAAGTACTTAATTGAAGAAGCATATGAATTGTTGGAAGCAATTGATGTGGATGATATTGATCACATGATAGAAGAGCTTGGTGACGTTCTCCTTCAGGTCATGCTTCATTCACAAATTGGAGAAGATGAAGGAATGTTTACAATTGAGGATGTAATTGAGGGTGTTTCCTCAAAAATGATCAGGCGCCATCCGCATGTATTTGGAAACGTGGAAGTACAGAGTGCTGAAGATGTAATTGCCAATTGGAAAGAAATTAAGGCTGAAGAAAAAAAGGATACAAATTCTGCTTCTGTTTCTGCTTTGGATGGCATTGGAAAAGGCCTTCCATCTGTGATTCGAGCATTTGAAATACAAAAGAAAGCGGCTAAAACAGGATTTGATTGGGAAAAAGCAGAGGATGCCTGGCTAAAAGTCAAAGAAGAAATAGAGGAATTTCAAACTGAGTTATCGAAAGAAGATAAGGAAAAGCAAATTTACGAATTAGGGGACTTATTATTTGCCATTATTAATACGGCAAGACTCCTGTCTATTCATCCGGAGGAAGCTCTTGAACGAGCAAATCAAAAGTTCATAAGACGTTTTTCATATATCGAACAACAAGTTCACAAAAGCGGAAAGCCTATAGAAAGCTTTGATTTAAAAGATCTGGATCAATTCTGGGATGAAGCGAAACGAAAAGGTTTATAA